Proteins from a genomic interval of Quercus robur chromosome 9, dhQueRobu3.1, whole genome shotgun sequence:
- the LOC126699365 gene encoding structural maintenance of chromosomes protein 2-1-like, whose product MHIKEVCLEGFKSYATRTVVPGFDPFFNAITGLNGSGKSNILDSICFVLGITNLQQVRASNLQELVYKQGQAGITKATVSIVFNNSDRTRSPLGYEDHREITVTRQIVVGGRNKYLINGKLAQPSQVQNLFHSVQLNVNNPHFLIMQGRITKVLNMKPPEILSMLEEAAGTRMYETKKESALKTLEKKQSKVDEINKLLDQEILPALEKLRKERMQYMQWANGNAELDRLKRFCIAYEFVQAERIKDNAVCGVEQVKARIAETDDNMGTMRAEIQEMETEVSKLTAEKEASMGGEVKSLSEKVDAISQDLVREVSALNNKEDTLKSEKENAEKIVNNIEDLKHSVEEKASAVRKAEEGASDLKKRFEELTKSLEEYENDYQGVLAGKSNGNEEKCLEDQLGDAKVAVGSAETELKQLKTKISHCEKELKEKRRQLMSKREEAVSVEKELKARTSDVENVKKALESLPYKEGQMEALQKDRASELELVQKLKDEIRNLSAQLANVEFTYRDPMRNFDRSKVKGVVAKLIKVRDSSTMTALEVTAGGKLFNVVVDTENTGKQLLQNGDLRRRVTIIPLNKIQSHVVPPRVQHSAVRLVGNDNAELALSLVGYEEELKTAMEYVFGSTFVCKTVDAAKEVAFNREIRTRSVTLEGDIFQPSGLLTGGSRKGGGDLLRQLHHLAEAESKLYAHQKMLSEIEAKIAQLMPLQKKFTGLKTQLELKSYDLSLFQGRAEQNEHHKLGELVKKIELELEEAKSAAKEKQLVYENCVNTVSLLEKSIKEHGDNREGRLKDLEKKIKAVKAQMQSSSKAVKGHENEKERLVMEMEAVVQERASLEAQLVSLRTQIDSLTAELEEQKAKVAATRNNHDQAQSKLNLIRQKMKECDSQISCILKDQQKLQHKLSETNLERKKMENEVKRMEMEQKDCSTKVDKLIEKHAWIAPEKQLFGRSGTDYDFASRDPIKAREELERLQVEQSGLEKRVNKKVMAMFEKAEDEYNDLMSKKNIIENDKSKIKKVIEELDEKKKETLKVTWVKVNSDFGSIFSTLLPGTMAKLEPPEGCSFLDGLEVRVAFGSVWKQSLSELSGGQRSLLALSLILALLLFKPAPLYILDEVDAALDLSHTQNIGRMIKTHFPHSQFIVVSLKEGMFNNANVLFRTKFVDGVSTVQRTVAAK is encoded by the exons ATGCACATCAAGGAGGTATGCTTGGAAGGGTTCAAATCCTACGCGACGAGAACCGTGGTCCCAGGGTTCGACCCGTTTTTCAACGCGATTACGGGTCTCAACGGGTCCGGAAAGTCCAACATCCTCGATTCGATTTGCTTCGTGCTCGGGATCACGAATTTGCAGCAGGTTAGGGCTTCGAATCTTCAGGAGCTCGTGTACAAGCAAGGCCAAGCGGGAATTACTAAGGCCACTGTGTCCATCGTCTTCAATAACTCTGACCGGACTCGGAGCCCGCTCGGGTACGAGGACCACCGCGAAATCACTGTTACTCGACAG ATTGTGGTTGGTGGAAGGAACAAATATCTGATCAATGGAAAACTTGCCCAGCCTAGTCAGGTTCAGAATCTTTTCCATTCGGTGCAGCTTAATGTTAACAATCCACATTTTCTTATAATGCAAGGGCGTATTACCAAGGTTTTAAATATGAAACCCCCTGAGATCCTGTCCATGCTTGAAGAGGCTGCTGGTACAAGAATGTATGAGACAAAGAAAGAGTCTGCATTGAAAACACTTGAGAAGAAGCAGAGTAAGGTTGATGAGATCAACAAGCTTCTTGACCAGGAAATACTGCCTGCTTTGGAGAAGTTGAGGAAAGAACGGATGCAGTATATGCAATGGGCGAATGGCAATGCTGAGTTGGATAGACTTAAAAGGTTTTGCATTGCTTACGAATTTGTTCAAGCAGAGAGGATTAAAGATAATGCAGTATGTGGGGTGGAACAGGTAAAGGCCAGGATTGCCGAGACTGACGACAATATGGGAACTATGCGGGCAGAAATACAGGAGATGGAGACTGAAGTATCAAAATTGACTGCTGAAAAGGAAGCAAGTATGGGTGGGGAGGTTAAATCTTTGTCGGAGAAAGTAGACGCTATTTCTCAAGATCTTGTGAGGGAAGTGTCTGCACTGAACAATAAAGAAGACACTctcaaaagtgaaaaagaaaatgctgAAAAG ATTGTTAATAATATTGAAGATTTGAAGCATTCTGTGGAAGAGAAGGCCTCTGCTGTTAGAAAGGCTGAAGAAGGGGCATCTGATCTGAAAAAGAGGTTTGAGGAACTTACTAAGAGTTTGGAGGAGTATGAAAATGATTACCAG GGTGTATTAGCTGGCAAGAGCAATGGAAATGAGGAGAAATGCCTTGAAGATCAACTAGGTGATGCCAAGGTAGCTGTTGGAAGTGCTGAAACAGAATTGAAAcagttgaaaacaaaaataagccACTGTGAGAAGGAGCTGAAAGAGAAAAGACGTCAGTTAATGTCAAAACGTGAAGAAGCTGTTTCTGTAGAGAAAGAGCTTAAGGCTAGAACAAGTGATGTGGAAAATGTTAAGAAGGCATTAGAGTCTCTTCCATATAAAGAGGGACAGATGGAGGCATTACAAAAG GATCGTGCATCTGAGTTGGAGCTGGTGCAGAAGTTGAAGGATGAAATACGCAATCTGTCAGCACAATTAGCAAATGTTGAGTTCACATATCGTGACCCTATGAGGAATTTTGATAGGTCAAAGGTAAAAGGTGTAGTGGCAAAGCTTATCAAAGTAAGGGATAGCTCCACGATGACTGCCTTAGAG GTTACTGCTGGTGGAAAGTTGTTTAATGTTGTTGTAGACACAGAAAATACTGGGAAACAACTGCTTCAGAATGGTGATCTTCGAAGAAGAGTGACAATTATACCTTTGAACAAAATACAATCCCACGTTGTTCCCCCAAGGGTTCAACATTCTGCTGTTAGATTG GTAGGCAATGATAATGCAGAACTGGCTCTTTCCTTGGTTGGTTATGAGGAGGAGTTGAAG ACTGCTATGGAATATGTATTTGGTTCAACCTTTGTTTGCAAGACTGTTGATGCTGCAAAGGAG GTTGCTTTTAATAGGGAAATTCGCACCCGAAGTGTCACTCTTGAAGGGGATATATTTCAGCCAAGTGGTCTTTTGACTGGTGGAAGCCGCAA GGGTGGTGGTGATTTGTTAAGGCAACTTCATCATTTGGCAGAGGCTGAATCAAAACTTTATGCACATCAGAAAATGTTGTCTGAAATTGAAGCAAAG ATTGCACAACTCATGCCTCTTCAGAAAAAGTTCACCGGCCTTAAAACACAGTTGGAGCTTAAATCATATGACCTTTCTTTATTTCAGGGCAGGGCTGAGCAAAATGAGCATCATAAG CTTGGTGAATTAGTGAAGAAAATCGAGTTGGAGCTTGAAGAAGCAAAATCTGCGGCTAAGGAAAAGCAACTTGTATATGAAAACTGTGTAAATACAGTTTCATTGCTTGAGAAATCTATCAAAGAACATGGTGATAATCGGGAGGGCAGGCTCAAGGATTTGGAGAAAAAGATTAAGGCAGTAAAAGCTCAAATGCAGTCATCTTCAAAAGCTGTAAAG GGGCATGAAAATGAAAAGGAGAGACTTGTTATGGAAATGGAAGCTGTTGTACAGGAACGTGCCTCCTTGGAGGCTCAACTAGTTTCTTTGAGAACACAAATTGACAGTCTCACTGCTGAATTAGAGGAACAAAAAGCCAAG GTTGCTGCCACTAGGAATAATCATGATCAAGCTCAATCCAAACTCAATTTGATTCGACAGAAGATGAAGGAATGTGATTCCCAAATTAGTTGTATTCTTAAAGACCAGCAGAAACTTCAACATAAACTTAGTGAGACTAATCTTGAGAGGAAGAAGATGGAAAATGAG GTCAAACGAATGGAGATGGAACAGAAAGATTGCTCTACAAAGGTAGACAAGCTTATTGAGAAGCATGCTTGGATTGCACCTGAGAAACAGCTATTTGGAAGAAGTGGGACTGATTATGATTTTGCATCTCGTGATCCTATTAAGGCAAGGGAAGAACTTGAGAGACTGCAGGTGGAACAATCTGG CCTTGAGAAAAGGGTGAACAAGAAAGTTATGGCAATGTTTGAGAAAGCAGAAGATGAGTACAATGACTTGATGTCCAAGAAAAACATCATTGAG AATGACAAGTCCAAAATCAAGAAGGTCATTGAAGAGCTagatgagaagaagaaggaaacactAAAAGTTACTTGGGTAAAAGTTAACAG TGACTTTGGATCCATCTTTTCTACCCTATTGCCTGGAACCATGGCAAAACTAGAGCCTCCTGAAGGATGCAGCTTCCTTGATGGTCTTGAGGTTCGTGTTGCATTTGGATCTGTTTGGAAACAATCCCTGTCAGAACTCAGTGGAGGCCAACGATCTCTACTTGCACTTTCTCTAATCTTGGCACTGCTACTCTTTAAACCAGCTCCGCTTTACATATTGGATGAG GTTGATGCAGCTCTTGATCTAAGCCACACGCAGAACATAGGGAGAATGATAAAAACTCACTTTCCACACTCCCAG TTTATTGTGGTCTCATTGAAAGAAGGCATGTTCAATAATGCTAATGTTCTTTTCCGAACAAAATTTGTGGACGGTGTTTCTACTGTTCAAAGGACAGTTGCAGCTAAATAG
- the LOC126700643 gene encoding MDIS1-interacting receptor like kinase 2-like, protein MASQGKQSKHVSLAVLVACWFVLISSCKANPISNTEIEALLKWKESLPDQTILKSWVAHTNSSVSSPCKWRGIACNNEGSITEINLAYAGLRGNLQNLDFSSFPNLLYLDLGVNKLTGTIPTNIGTLSKLQYLDLSTNSLNGSLPLSLANLTQVYKLDFSLNSISGELDRHLFPDGTSLSKTGLLSLKSFIIQDTKIGGRIPEEIGNLKYLLILALDRNYFCGSIPPSIGNLSDLTMLILNQNELSGQIPINLGSLKLEYLHLFINRLSGFVPAEIGNLSSLVSLHLAVNNFTGHLPQQVCQGGKLVNFSAAFNNFTGPIPVSLKNCRTLYRVRLEHNQLTGQIDQDFGVYPNLTYIDLSYNRLRGKLSPNWGECQNLTVLRVVGNIIGGKIPKEIVQLSQMGYLDLSSNKLSGDIPAEIGKLSKLLKLILKDNKLSGELPAGIGGLSNLESLDLSINMLGGPIPDQIGDCWKLRSLYLSKNYLNGTIPYQLGNLQALQDLDLSFNSLMGGMPPQIGNLLVLEYLNLSNNNLNGSVPTSLGSMMSLISINLSNNNLEGPLPEGKIFQSTTPEAFSDNKDLCGEIQGLRPCNALVKKKGGGNMKSKLVIIVVASFVGALSLSIMSVGIFLFLEKKHSRSMLKDEGTSKSENPFLIWYFDGKTMFEDIMEASENFDDKYCIGMGGTAKVYKVEIPGAQVFAVKKLRSMAEGTETENIKCFTNEVAALTKIRHQNIVKLLGFCFHEVHSFLVYEFMERGSLADTLCREGGAKQLDWATRVRVVKGVAYALSYMHHDYVPPIIHRDISSKNILLSSDLEVYVSDFGIAKFLKPDSSNWTTIAGTYGYLAPELTYTMAVTEKCDVYSFGVLVLEVLMGKHPGELITHLHSSTSTSIPLKDVLDDRLSPPRNQKIADELALMKNLSLSCLSTNPQSRPTMSSVCRQLEMQAANN, encoded by the exons ATGGCTAGCCAAGGAAAACAGTCGAAACATGTTTCACTTGCAGTCTTAGTTGCATGCTGGTTTGTTTTGATTTCCTCCTGCAAGGCTAATCCAATATCAAACACAGAAATTGAGGCTCTACTCAAATGGAAAGAAAGCCTCCCAGACCAAACAATTCTGAAGTCATGGGTAGCACACACCAATTCCTCTGTTTCAAGTCCATGCAAATGGCGTGGAATAGCGTGCAACAATGAAGGAAGCATAACTGAAATAAACCTTGCATACGCAGGACTGAGAGGTAAcctccaaaacttagatttctcTTCCTTTCCAAACCTTCTTTACCTTGATCTCGGCGTGAACAAACTCACAGGCACCATACCAACAAACATTGGCACACTTTCCAAACTCCAATATCTTGACCTTTCCACAAATTCCCTCAATGGCTCATTACCTCTTTCTCTTGCTAATCTTACTCAGGTTTATAAGCTTGATTTTTCCCTAAACAGTATTTCAGGAGAACTAGACCGGCATTTATTCCCTGATGGAACCAGTCTGTCCAAAACAGGCCTCCTTAGTCTCAAAAGTTTTATCATCCAAGATACTAAGATTGGTGGTAGAATTCCTGAAGAAATAGGAAATTTGAAATACCTGCTTATACTGGCCCTAGATAGGAATTACTTTTGTGGTTCAATCCCTCCATCCATAGGTAATTTGAGTGACTTAACCATGCTTATCCTTAACCAAAATGAGCTTTCAGGACAAATCCCCATTAACCTAGGGAGTTTAAAACTAGAATATTTGCACTTGTTCATTAACAGGTTATCTGGTTTTGTACCAGCTGAAATTGGAAATCTATCTTCATTAGTTTCTCTACACCTGGCTGTGAACAACTTCACTGGCCACTTACCCCAACAAGTGTGTCAAGGTGGAAAGCTTGTCAACTTCAGTGCAGCCTTTAACAATTTCACTGGTCCTATCCCAGTTAGTCTTAAAAACTGCCGAACCTTGTATAGGGTTCGGCTTGAACATAACCAACTAACAGGACAAATAGACCAGGATTTTGGAGTATATCCAAATCTCACTTATATTGATTTGAGTTACAACAGGTTGCGAGGTAAACTCTCACCAAACTGGGGAGAATGCCAAAACTTGACAGTGTTGAGAGTTGTAGGGAATATTATAGGTGGTAAAATCCCCAAAGAGATTGTTCAATTAAGCCAAATGGGATACCTCGACCTTTCTTCCAATAAATTGTCTGGTGACATACCAGCAGAAATTGGAAAGTTATCCAAATTATTAAAGCTAATCTTGAAAGACAATAAGCTTTCTGGTGAGTTACCTGCAGGAATTGGAGGACTGTCCAATTTGGAGTCTCTTGATCTTTCCATAAACATGCTTGGTGGGCCGATTCCAGATCAAATAGGGGACTGTTGGAAGCTGCGAAGTTTATATTTGAGCAAGAATTACTTGAATGGGACGATTCCTTACCAACTTGGTAATCTTCAAGCCTTACAAGATCTCGATTTGAGTTTCAACTCACTGATGGGAGGTATGCCGCCCCAGATTGGCAACCTTTTAGTTTTGGAATACTTGAATCTCTCCAACAATAACCTCAATGGTTCAGTCCCCACTTCACTAGGAAGCATGATGAGCTTGATAAGTATCAATCTGTCAAACAACAACTTGGAGGGTCCTCTTCCCGAGGGCAAAATCTTTCAGTCAACTACACCAGAGGCTTTCAGTGATAACAAAGATCTATGTGGCGAAATTCAAGGTTTgcgaccatgcaatgccttagtTAAAAAGAAGGGTGGGGGAAATATGAAAAGCAAACTTGTAATCATCGTTGTTGCTTCTTTTGTTGGTGCATTGTCACTTTCAATTATGTCTGTTGGGATTTTTCTATTTCTAGAAAAGAAGCACTCAAGAAGTATGCTCAAAGATGAAGGTACATCAAAGAGTGAAAATCCATTCTTGATATGGTACTTTGATGGGAAGACCATGTTTGAAGACATCATGGAAGCttcagaaaattttgatgacAAGTACTGTATTGGGATGGGGGGAACTGCAAAAGTATATAAAGTGGAAATCCCAGGAGCTCAAGTGTTTGCAGTGAAGAAGCTAAGGTCCATGGCTGAAGGAACAGAGactgaaaatataaaatgttttaccaatgAGGTAGCAGctttaacaaaaataagacaTCAGAACATTGTGAAgcttttggggttttgtttCCATGAAGTGCACTCATTTTTGGTCTATGAGTTCATGGAAAGAGGAAGCTTAGCTGATACGCTGTGCAGAGAAGGAGGAGCAAAGCAGCTAGATTGGGCAACTAGGGTACGAGTAGTTAAAGGTGTGGCGTATGCTTTATCTTATATGCATCATGATTATGTTCCACCTATAATTCACCGTGACATTTCAAGCaagaatattttattgagtTCAGACCTTGAAGTTTATGTCTCAGATTTTGGCATTGCAAAGTTCTTGAAGCCTGACTCGTCTAATTGGACAACAATTGCAGGTACTTACGGCTATCTTGCCCCAG AGCTTACTTACACAATGGCAGTGACTGAAAAATGTGACGTTTATAGCTTTGGTGTTTTGGTGCTTGAAGTTCTTATGGGAAAACATCCAGGCGAACTCATTACTCATCTACATTCCTCAACTAGTACAAGCATCCCCCTCAAAGATGTGTTAGATGATCGTCTCTCGCCTCCCAGAAATCAAAAGATAGCTGATGAATTAGCTCTAATGAAGAACTTATCACTTTCTTGTTTAAGTACCAATCCTCAATCTCGCCCAACCATGAGTAGTGTATGTAGGCAGCTGGAGATGCAGGCTGCTAATAACTGA
- the LOC126699366 gene encoding MDIS1-interacting receptor like kinase 2-like — protein sequence MASQGKQSKHVSLALLVACWFVLLSSCKANPISNTEIEALLKWKESLPDQPILKSWVAHTNSSASIPCKWRGIACNNEGSITEIKLAHAGLRGNLQNLNFSSFPNLLHLDLSVNKLTGTIPTNIGTLSKLQYLDLSTNSLNGSLPLSLANLTRVYYLDVSQNNITGELDRRLFPDGTSLYKTGFLSLKIFGLQYTKLGGRIPEEIGNLKYLVQLFLDGNYFCGPIPPSIGNLSHLTSLGLSLNELSGKIPVSIGTLKLTYLSLLINRLSGSVPEEIGNLSSLVNLQLAFNNFTGQLPQQVCQGGKLVNFTAAFNNFTGPIPVSLKNCQTLHRVRLEHNQLTGYIDQDFGVYPNLTYIDLSYNRLQGKLSPNWGECQNLTALKLAGNMISGKIPKEIVQLSKMGYLDLSSNQLYGEIPAKIGKLSKLLKLILKNNKLSGEVPAGIGGLSNLESLDLSINVLGGPIPDQIGDCWKLQSLSLSKNYLNGTIPYQIGNLRALQDLDLSFNSLIGGIPPWLGSLSDLEYLNLSNNNLNDSVPTSLGSMVSLISINLSNNNLEGPLPEGKIFWSATPEAFSNNKDLCGEIQGLRPCNSSVKKKRGGNVKSKLVIIIVASFVGALSLSIMSVGIFLFLEKKLSRNMLKDESTSKSENPFLIWYFDGKTLFEDIVEASENFDDKYCIGVGGTAKVYKVEIPGAQVFAVKKLRSMVEGIETENIKNFTNEVAALTKIRHRNIVKLFGFCFQEVHSFLVYEFMERGSLADMLCSEEGAKELDWATRVQVVKGVAYALSYMHCDCVPPIIHRDISSKNILLSSDLEAYVSDFGIAKILKPDSSNWTTIAGTYGYLAPEFTYTMAVTEKCDVYSFGVLVLEVLMGKHPGELITNLHSSTGTSVPLKDVLDDRVPPPRNQKIANELALMQNLSLSCLSTNPQSRPTMSSVCRQLEMHIANN from the exons ATGGCTAGCCAAGGAAAACAGTCAAAACATGTTTCACTTGCACTCTTAGTTGCATGCTGGTTTGTTTTGCTATCCTCCTGCAAGGCTAATCCAATATCAAACACAGAAATTGAGGCTCTACTCAAATGGAAAGAAAGCCTTCCAGACCAACCGATTCTGAAGTCATGGGTAGCGCACACCAATTCCTCTGCTTCAATTCCATGCAAATGGCGTGGAATAGCGTGCAACAATGAAGGAAGCATAACTGAAATAAAACTTGCACACGCAGGACTGAGAGGTAACCTCCAAAACTTAAATTTCTCTTCCTTTCCAAACCTTCTTCACCTTGATCTCAGTGTGAACAAACTCACTGGCACCATACCAACAAATATTGGAACACTTTCCAAACTCCAATATCTTGACCTTTCCACAAATTCCCTCAATGGCTCTTTGCCTCTTTCTCTTGCTAATCTCACTCGGGTTTATTATCTTGATGTTTCCCAAAACAATATAACAGGAGAACTAGACCGGCGTTTATTCCCTGATGGAACCAGTCTGTACAAAACAGGCTTCCTTAGTCTTAAAATTTTTGGCCTCCAATATACTAAGCTTGGTGGTAGAATTCCTGAAGAAATAGGAAATTTGAAATACCTGGTTCAACTGTTCCTTGATGGGAATTACTTTTGTGGTCCAATCCCTCCATCCATAGGTAATTTAAGTCACTTAACCTCACTTGGCCTTAGCCTAAATGAGCTTTCAGGAAAAATCCCCGTTAGTATTGGGACTTTAAAACTAACATATTTGTCCCTGTTGATTAACCGGTTATCTGGTTCTGTACCAGAAGAAATAGGAAACCTTTCTTCGTTAGTTAATCTACAACTGGCTTTTAACAACTTCACTGGCCAATTACCCCAACAAGTATGTCAAGGTGGAAAACTTGTCAACTTTACTGCAGCCTTTAACAATTTCACTGGTCCAATCCCTGTTAGTCTTAAAAACTGCCAAACCTTGCATAGGGTTCGGCTTGAACATAACCAACTAACAGGATATATAGACCAGGATTTTGGAGTGTACCCAAATCTCACTTATATTGATTTGAGTTACAACAGGTTGCAAGGTAAACTCTCACCAAATTGGGGTGAGTGCCAAAACTTGACAGCGCTGAAACTTGCTGGGAATATGATAAGTGGTAAAATCCCCAAAGAGATTGTTCAATTGAGCAAAATGGGATACCTTGACCTTTCTTCCAATCAATTGTATGGTGAAATACCAGCAAAAATTGGAAAGTTATCCAAATTATTAAAGCTAATCTTGAAAAACAACAAGCTTTCTGGTGAGGTACCCGCAGGAATTGGAGGACTGTCGAATTTGGAGTCTCTTGACCTTTCCATAAACGTGCTTGGTGGGCCGATTCCAGATCAAATAGGGGACTGTTGGAAGCTGCAAAGTTTATCTTTGAGCAAGAATTACTTGAATGGGACGATTCCCTACCAAATTGGTAATCTTCGAGCCTTACAGGATCTCGATTTGAGTTTCAATTCACTGATAGGAGGGATACCACCTTGGCTTGGCAGCCTTTCAGATTTGGAATACTTGAACCTCTCCAACAATAATCTCAATGATTCAGTTCCCACTTCACTAGGCAGCATGGTGAGCTTGATAAGCATCAACCTGTCAAACAACAATTTGGAGGGTCCTCTTCCTGAGGGCAAAATCTTTTGGTCAGCTACGCCAGAGGCTTTCAGTAACAACAAAGATCTATGTGGCGAAATCCAAGGTTTGCGACCATGCAATTCCTCAGTTAAAAAGAAGCGTGGCGGAAATGTGAAAAGCAAACTTGTAATAATCattgttgcttcttttgttGGTGCATTGTCACTTTCAATTATGTCTgttgggatttttttatttctagaaAAGAAGCTCTCGAGAAATATGCTGAAAGATGAAAGCACATCGAAGAGTGAAAATCCATTCTTGATATGGTACTTTGATGGGAAGACCTTGTTTGAAGACATCGTGGAAGCTTCAGAAAACTTTGATGACAAGTACTGTATTGGGGTGGGGGGGACTGCAAAAGTATATAAAGTGGAAATCCCAGGAGCTCAAGTGTTTGCAGTGAAGAAGCTGAGGTCCATGGTTGAAGGTATAGAgacagaaaatataaaaaattttacaaatgagGTAGCAGctttaacaaaaataagacaTCGGAACATTGTGAagctttttgggttttgtttccaAGAAGTGCACTCATTTTTGGTCTATGAGTTCATGGAAAGAGGAAGCTTAGCTGATATGCTGTGTAGTGAAGAAGGAGCAAAGGAGCTAGACTGGGCAACTAGGGTACAAGTAGTTAAAGGTGTGGCGTATGCCTTGTCTTATATGCATTGTGATTGTGTTCCACCTATAATTCATCGTGACATTTCAAGCAAGAATATTCTGTTGAGCTCAGACCTTGAAGCCTATGTCTCAGATTTTGGCATTGCAAAGATCTTGAAGCCTGATTCGTCTAATTGGACAACAATTGCAGGCACTTACGGCTATCTCGCCCCAG AGTTTACTTACACAATGGCTGTGACTGAAAAAtgtgatgtttatagttttggtgttttggtgCTTGAAGTTCTTATGGGAAAGCATCCAGGCGAACTCATAACTAATCTACATTCCTCAACTGGTACAAGCGTCCCCCTCAAAGATGTGTTAGATGATCGTGTCCCACCTCCCAGAAATCAAAAGATTGCTAATGAATTAGCTCTAATGCAGAACTTATCACTTTCATGTTTAAGTACCAATCCTCAATCTCGCCCAACCATGAGTAGTGTGTGTAGGCAGTTGGAGATGCACATTGCTAATAACTAA